The following coding sequences lie in one Methanooceanicella nereidis genomic window:
- the mtrA gene encoding tetrahydromethanopterin S-methyltransferase subunit A has product MVDKKEPASGWPIVKGEYDAGDPKSCVVVATMGSHFNQFPIKAGAGMAGPCKTENLGIEKIVANIISNPNIRFLIICGSEVKGHISGDALECLHKHGLKDGRIVNAKGAIPFIENLDDAAVKRFQEQVQTIYMIDVEDEAKITAAIQDCIAKDPGAFPANPMTLTIKEKEVEEEEGAEGAFMLAAAKPDKEIPPLVDDMCYRAQLCARNQKLTSAVGATKVLGFLIGAVFAFAMILIPVILLGGI; this is encoded by the coding sequence ATGGTTGACAAGAAAGAACCAGCATCTGGATGGCCTATCGTTAAGGGAGAGTATGATGCGGGCGACCCGAAGAGCTGCGTTGTAGTAGCTACTATGGGTTCACACTTCAATCAGTTCCCGATCAAGGCCGGAGCAGGTATGGCCGGACCCTGTAAGACAGAGAACCTCGGTATTGAGAAGATCGTCGCTAACATCATCTCTAACCCGAACATCAGGTTCCTCATAATTTGTGGCTCTGAAGTCAAGGGTCACATATCCGGTGACGCTCTTGAGTGCCTTCACAAGCATGGCCTTAAGGACGGCAGAATTGTTAACGCAAAGGGTGCCATTCCCTTTATCGAGAACCTTGATGACGCAGCAGTCAAGAGGTTCCAGGAGCAGGTCCAGACCATCTACATGATCGATGTAGAGGATGAGGCCAAGATAACGGCAGCGATCCAGGATTGTATCGCAAAGGACCCGGGCGCGTTCCCCGCAAACCCAATGACCTTGACCATCAAGGAAAAGGAAGTTGAGGAAGAAGAGGGAGCAGAGGGAGCATTCATGCTTGCAGCTGCAAAGCCGGACAAGGAGATCCCCCCATTAGTGGATGACATGTGCTACCGCGCACAGCTCTGCGCAAGGAACCAGAAGCTTACATCCGCCGTGGGTGCCACCAAGGTACTCGGATTCCTGATTGGGGCAGTATTTGCATTTGCCATGATCCTGATCCCCGTAATATTACTGGGAGGTATCTAA
- the mtrH gene encoding tetrahydromethanopterin S-methyltransferase subunit H, translated as MFKYGNEQKVYEFGRAKVGGQPGEYPTVLAGSIFYNKQKILIDGKKGVFDKEGAEKLVRTQEEMSDITGNPCWLQIVAETDESMQKYIEWYADAGKDAFLVDSTVASVRVAGAKRADEIGVTDRVIYNSINAAAQPDEIEAIKTCKFNSCIILGFNPMDMSVKGRMEMLTKGAAGQTKGMIEIGTEKGITRPLIDVAATPLGSGSGATYRSIFAVKSQLGEPVGGGYHNIPSAWSWLKKFKKLPGKENAYMPSDIGSNLIAITLGCDFCLYGPIDHAVEVFPAVAMNDIVVCEAARDLGTNPAVDTHPLFKLA; from the coding sequence ATGTTTAAGTATGGAAATGAACAGAAAGTCTACGAGTTCGGCAGGGCCAAAGTAGGCGGTCAGCCGGGTGAATACCCGACCGTTTTAGCCGGTTCAATATTCTACAACAAACAGAAGATCCTTATCGACGGCAAAAAGGGTGTCTTCGACAAGGAAGGAGCAGAGAAACTAGTCAGGACACAGGAAGAGATGTCCGACATAACCGGCAACCCGTGCTGGTTACAGATCGTCGCCGAGACTGACGAGTCAATGCAGAAGTACATTGAGTGGTATGCAGACGCAGGCAAGGACGCGTTCCTCGTGGACTCGACCGTAGCCAGCGTAAGAGTCGCAGGCGCAAAGAGGGCAGACGAGATCGGTGTAACTGACAGAGTCATCTACAACTCGATCAACGCCGCAGCACAGCCGGACGAGATCGAAGCGATCAAGACCTGCAAGTTCAACTCCTGCATCATCCTCGGATTCAACCCGATGGACATGTCAGTGAAGGGCAGGATGGAAATGCTCACCAAGGGTGCAGCAGGCCAGACTAAGGGAATGATCGAGATCGGTACTGAGAAGGGCATAACCAGGCCACTCATCGATGTAGCAGCAACCCCGCTGGGCAGCGGCTCCGGTGCGACCTACAGGTCCATCTTCGCTGTTAAGTCCCAGCTCGGCGAGCCGGTAGGCGGCGGTTACCACAACATACCCTCCGCATGGTCCTGGCTCAAGAAGTTCAAGAAGCTCCCGGGCAAGGAGAACGCATACATGCCGTCGGACATTGGCAGCAACCTGATCGCTATCACCCTCGGTTGCGACTTCTGTCTGTACGGTCCGATCGACCACGCAGTAGAGGTCTTCCCGGCAGTAGCGATGAACGACATAGTCGTATGCGAGGCAGCCAGGGATCTTGGCACCAACCCCGCAGTCGACACCCACCCGCTGTTCAAGCTCGCATAA
- the mtrE gene encoding tetrahydromethanopterin S-methyltransferase subunit E: MEELVVSLGTLALMGACATIAGAAEDLESDFGSQSNANSQVQLAPQVGYVHRIYNKAICGEPVGYGFLCASAAAIGFALQFAFAINIVLALAIGSTISAILYGIFATTAYMGRLTGQKRFGQPIYLDILLTTTPSIIAHAFIAAMAISTFSYLFSAIIGQPFPFPILAMLWGIMTGGMGSAVGDVHYGTERQYMNKPFGCGLAASNSGKIIQQGEAGIRNSIDVAGFCVKHGGPMTGIGLGLTVFLDLWRHIIFIEYLNGWGAMIAGFIIALIWLIGNRMLELWARNTYGPYKKAED, translated from the coding sequence ATGGAAGAATTGGTAGTGAGCCTTGGAACATTAGCTCTAATGGGTGCTTGTGCTACCATAGCAGGCGCGGCTGAAGATCTCGAATCAGACTTCGGTTCTCAGTCTAACGCGAACTCCCAGGTGCAGCTGGCTCCACAAGTTGGCTACGTTCACCGTATATACAACAAAGCTATTTGCGGCGAACCAGTCGGTTACGGATTCTTATGCGCGTCAGCAGCAGCAATTGGGTTTGCTTTGCAGTTTGCCTTTGCTATTAACATCGTCTTAGCGCTGGCAATAGGATCCACTATTTCAGCGATTTTGTACGGTATTTTCGCAACCACAGCATACATGGGTAGGTTAACCGGTCAGAAGAGATTCGGTCAGCCGATCTATCTGGACATATTGTTGACCACAACTCCGTCTATTATTGCTCATGCATTTATAGCAGCGATGGCAATATCCACGTTCTCATATCTCTTTAGTGCAATAATAGGACAGCCATTCCCGTTCCCGATACTCGCAATGCTTTGGGGTATCATGACCGGTGGTATGGGTTCTGCAGTCGGTGACGTTCACTATGGTACCGAAAGGCAATACATGAACAAGCCATTCGGTTGCGGACTTGCAGCGTCGAACTCTGGTAAGATCATCCAGCAGGGCGAAGCAGGTATCAGGAACAGTATTGACGTAGCCGGTTTCTGTGTCAAGCACGGAGGTCCGATGACCGGTATCGGTCTTGGTCTGACAGTTTTCCTTGACCTTTGGAGACACATTATTTTCATAGAATACTTGAACGGATGGGGTGCGATGATCGCAGGTTTCATCATTGCGCTCATATGGCTCATAGGCAACAGGATGCTTGAGCTCTGGGCCAGGAACACATACGGTCCGTACAAGAAGGCGGAGGATTAG
- a CDS encoding methanogenesis marker 14 protein, whose protein sequence is MQLKPLLRKFGPQPHIAETPHLSLIPRTSSPGMSVKVDLSKTNYYIVASVEMGNTTTKCILTATDLSSGKTYLLNKTVRMTRDVRAPRPGETVFGKTLDGGKLTRESVRDMVKETLLESHKAAGLDIEMDLNFVVRSTGVVAGFDSPDDVGQFILALADGCLIAKVPPKNMAPAMSKENIQKRCREFSFLDKVFFDGAVASVLPPMGSTGVEIVANEMEGELATAGIKEAAKWTGVDFRNPVCSIDFGTTLKGRVTNDILPYSKTIGSFCGLAGAIPDAIVRGSDLVDKTHGNVLDITSKIKPGLLTEMLKDNVIEEYAKWAHELVQIEVVPDGRKWYGSVPVNPAAAKNNKVSLIGCEVGENGKDLPRLNEVGAEVCKKHGVKTMLATLDMVSAMIAQRLIKTALDEKLITSKTTIGITGRAGITGHKPNLIIEKIGELGIYDKPEDHIIFCDDGLARGAAVMARCMNSFGTPKNPLGGVSGGKCIMAQRMKLQNKK, encoded by the coding sequence ATGCAATTAAAACCCTTGTTAAGAAAGTTCGGTCCTCAACCTCATATAGCGGAAACTCCACATTTATCTCTTATACCAAGGACCTCATCACCCGGAATGTCGGTTAAGGTAGACCTTTCAAAAACAAATTACTATATAGTCGCTTCTGTTGAAATGGGTAACACCACGACCAAGTGTATTCTTACAGCGACTGATCTGTCATCGGGCAAGACATATCTGCTGAACAAGACCGTTAGAATGACCCGTGACGTAAGGGCACCCAGGCCGGGCGAGACCGTGTTCGGCAAGACTCTTGACGGCGGTAAACTCACAAGGGAATCAGTAAGGGATATGGTAAAGGAGACCCTGTTGGAATCCCATAAGGCAGCAGGTTTAGACATTGAAATGGACTTGAATTTCGTCGTGAGGTCGACCGGCGTCGTAGCCGGTTTTGATAGCCCGGACGATGTGGGGCAGTTCATTCTTGCACTGGCGGACGGCTGCCTGATAGCCAAGGTCCCTCCAAAGAACATGGCTCCTGCCATGTCAAAAGAAAATATTCAGAAGAGGTGCAGAGAGTTCTCTTTCCTCGATAAGGTATTCTTCGACGGCGCTGTAGCCAGCGTATTGCCTCCGATGGGCAGCACAGGCGTCGAGATCGTTGCAAACGAGATGGAAGGCGAACTTGCCACTGCAGGCATAAAAGAGGCGGCAAAGTGGACAGGCGTCGATTTCAGGAACCCTGTATGTTCGATAGACTTCGGCACTACCCTAAAAGGCCGCGTTACCAATGACATTCTTCCTTATTCAAAGACAATAGGCAGCTTCTGCGGTCTGGCGGGCGCGATACCAGATGCAATAGTCAGAGGTTCCGACCTTGTCGATAAGACGCACGGCAACGTGCTTGATATTACCAGCAAGATAAAGCCGGGATTATTGACCGAGATGCTTAAGGATAATGTGATAGAAGAATATGCAAAGTGGGCGCATGAACTTGTCCAGATAGAGGTCGTGCCTGACGGCAGGAAATGGTACGGAAGTGTACCTGTGAACCCGGCGGCAGCAAAGAACAACAAAGTATCATTGATAGGCTGCGAAGTCGGAGAGAACGGTAAAGACCTGCCCCGGCTTAACGAGGTTGGCGCGGAGGTATGTAAAAAGCATGGCGTGAAGACCATGCTCGCGACGCTTGACATGGTCAGCGCCATGATAGCGCAGCGTTTGATCAAGACCGCCCTGGATGAAAAATTGATCACGAGCAAGACTACTATCGGCATTACCGGCAGAGCGGGCATTACCGGCCATAAGCCCAACCTGATAATTGAGAAGATCGGTGAACTGGGCATTTATGACAAGCCCGAGGACCATATAATATTCTGTGACGACGGCCTTGCCAGAGGTGCTGCCGTTATGGCCCGCTGCATGAACTCGTTCGGAACTCCTAAGAATCCTCTTGGCGGAGTTAGCGGCGGTAAATGTATCATGGCCCAGCGCATGAAACTGCAGAATAAAAAATGA
- a CDS encoding DUF1894 domain-containing protein: MACINDFNFDVLLPQTSMSEGDDYIRSRYKEIYYVEPGYPILDLKILGKERVPVAIEENDKNLVIIYTKPCFGSSVLRIYDVPEEIKRIRSKYKDCLNIGLK; encoded by the coding sequence ATGGCATGTATCAATGATTTCAATTTCGATGTCCTGCTTCCGCAGACAAGTATGTCAGAAGGGGATGATTACATCAGGTCAAGATATAAGGAGATATATTACGTCGAACCCGGATACCCTATCCTTGACCTGAAGATACTGGGTAAGGAAAGAGTTCCTGTCGCCATAGAGGAAAACGATAAGAACCTTGTCATCATATATACTAAACCTTGCTTCGGGTCTTCCGTCCTGCGGATATACGATGTCCCGGAGGAAATTAAACGAATAAGGTCAAAGTATAAAGATTGTCTTAATATCGGATTAAAATAA
- the mtrC gene encoding tetrahydromethanopterin S-methyltransferase subunit MtrC, translating to MSEHKDMSWNTLAAIGMIGGLLAIYIAYFVNNAMDVAYGSFIGAIGAIFAIVWGADAVRQICKYGIGTGVPSIGMLAFGMGLLTTILGLKIGDYTGIVLAGPVLALVLSLIQGAIIGYIANGVLKMKIPTMQIGMIFIAGSASLILMAFSTVMAGTFEYGAFMTDIIGTGFIAPLFILGALPILHPFNACLGPDENQKRTLTLAVESGFIVTVIFGILSIALVGLAPAAITIVLGLIAWVFGYLSYWNRVKECGVVIKDTGLLPARED from the coding sequence ATGTCAGAACACAAGGACATGAGCTGGAACACTCTCGCAGCTATCGGAATGATCGGCGGCTTATTAGCCATATACATAGCATACTTTGTTAACAATGCGATGGACGTCGCCTACGGATCTTTCATCGGCGCGATCGGAGCTATTTTTGCAATAGTCTGGGGCGCAGATGCAGTAAGGCAGATCTGTAAGTACGGTATCGGTACCGGTGTACCTTCCATAGGTATGCTCGCATTCGGTATGGGTCTGCTTACAACCATTCTCGGTCTTAAGATCGGGGACTACACCGGCATAGTACTGGCTGGACCGGTCCTGGCACTTGTATTATCATTGATACAGGGTGCAATAATCGGTTACATTGCCAACGGTGTACTTAAGATGAAGATCCCGACAATGCAGATCGGAATGATATTCATCGCAGGTTCTGCAAGCCTTATCCTCATGGCATTCTCAACTGTCATGGCAGGTACGTTCGAGTACGGCGCATTTATGACTGACATTATCGGAACCGGATTCATAGCTCCGCTCTTTATACTGGGCGCACTTCCGATCCTTCACCCGTTCAATGCATGTCTCGGTCCGGATGAGAACCAGAAGAGGACACTTACCTTAGCGGTTGAGTCTGGCTTTATAGTGACCGTTATATTCGGTATACTTTCAATAGCCCTCGTAGGACTTGCACCGGCAGCGATCACGATCGTTCTCGGCCTGATCGCATGGGTATTCGGATACCTGTCATACTGGAACAGAGTTAAGGAATGCGGTGTCGTGATCAAGGATACCGGACTGTTACCGGCAAGGGAGGACTAA
- the mtrD gene encoding tetrahydromethanopterin S-methyltransferase subunit D, whose amino-acid sequence MVDPITLLIMVLAIGIGGLLVSIGVHFVPVGGAPAAMAQATGIGTGTTMLAASAGFLGLISAGLVMEEMMIGKIEYASFVAAVGDGTLFSPAGIVANIGGIAMILAAGIIGAMLMMVILGGVSNILYVYGLGVPLVSAKVKYDPITGDRQDLYVTRGTEGHGTPTVALVSAVIGGILGGFGGSLIYLVFLAGGFSVAAAAIGAIGIFFVNSVLASYNITGTIEGFHDPKFKRWPRAFVASAIASIIIGVWVAAIIYMGVA is encoded by the coding sequence ATAGTCGATCCAATAACTTTACTTATAATGGTACTGGCGATCGGTATCGGTGGATTACTGGTAAGCATTGGTGTCCACTTTGTTCCTGTGGGCGGTGCACCTGCTGCAATGGCGCAGGCAACCGGTATCGGAACTGGTACAACCATGCTTGCAGCTTCTGCAGGTTTCCTCGGTCTTATCAGCGCAGGTCTCGTAATGGAAGAAATGATGATTGGTAAGATCGAATACGCCTCGTTCGTTGCAGCTGTCGGTGACGGTACTCTTTTCTCCCCGGCAGGAATAGTAGCGAACATAGGCGGAATAGCCATGATCCTGGCAGCAGGTATCATCGGCGCAATGTTAATGATGGTCATTCTTGGTGGAGTGTCCAACATTCTTTACGTGTACGGTCTGGGTGTCCCACTCGTATCCGCAAAGGTAAAGTACGACCCGATCACCGGCGACAGGCAGGACCTCTATGTTACCAGGGGTACTGAGGGTCACGGAACCCCGACAGTCGCTTTAGTAAGTGCAGTCATCGGCGGTATCCTCGGTGGATTCGGTGGTTCGCTTATATACCTTGTATTCCTCGCAGGCGGGTTCAGCGTCGCAGCGGCAGCGATCGGTGCGATCGGTATATTCTTCGTAAACTCGGTTCTTGCATCTTACAACATTACCGGTACTATCGAAGGTTTCCACGACCCGAAGTTCAAGAGGTGGCCAAGGGCATTCGTAGCAAGCGCAATAGCATCGATCATCATCGGTGTATGGGTTGCAGCTATCATATACATGGGGGTAGCTTAA
- the mtrG gene encoding tetrahydromethanopterin S-methyltransferase subunit MtrG, protein MVYVDPKDYSAIMKRVDGVEEKVEFVNAEIQQIEGKRLGREVGILYGFLFGALIYVAYSIFIQLNLL, encoded by the coding sequence ATGGTATATGTTGACCCAAAGGATTACTCAGCGATCATGAAGAGAGTTGACGGAGTCGAGGAGAAAGTCGAGTTCGTTAATGCTGAGATCCAGCAGATCGAAGGAAAAAGGCTTGGTAGAGAAGTTGGAATACTGTACGGGTTCCTTTTTGGAGCTTTGATTTACGTTGCGTACAGCATATTTATACAGTTAAACTTGCTATAA
- the mtrA gene encoding tetrahydromethanopterin S-methyltransferase subunit A: MVDKKEPASGWPIVKGEYDAGDPKSCVVVATMGSHFNQFPIKAGAGMAGPCKTENLGIEKIVANIISNPNIRFLIICGSEVKGHISGDALECLHKHGLKDGRIVNAKGAIPFIENLDDAAVKRFQEQVQTIYMIDVEDEAKITAAIQDCIAKDPGAFPADPMTLSIKEKEVEEEEGGEVVAGAAVAGGAGGGELMMIQSRLRTIKTDIKGIGYLNKFTMGWYAGKMEGVMLGIIISIVLLALLFPGGIDITALRFK, encoded by the coding sequence ATGGTTGACAAGAAAGAACCAGCATCTGGATGGCCTATCGTTAAGGGAGAGTATGATGCGGGCGACCCGAAGAGCTGCGTTGTAGTAGCTACTATGGGTTCACACTTCAATCAGTTCCCGATCAAGGCCGGAGCAGGTATGGCCGGACCCTGTAAGACAGAGAACCTCGGTATTGAGAAGATCGTCGCTAACATCATCTCTAACCCGAACATCAGGTTCCTCATAATTTGTGGCTCTGAAGTCAAGGGTCACATATCCGGTGACGCTCTTGAGTGCCTTCACAAGCATGGCCTTAAGGACGGCAGAATTGTTAACGCAAAGGGTGCCATTCCCTTTATCGAGAACCTTGATGACGCAGCAGTCAAGAGGTTCCAGGAGCAGGTCCAGACCATCTACATGATCGATGTAGAGGATGAGGCCAAGATAACGGCAGCGATCCAGGATTGTATCGCAAAGGACCCGGGCGCGTTCCCCGCAGACCCAATGACCTTGTCCATCAAGGAAAAGGAAGTTGAGGAAGAAGAGGGTGGCGAAGTAGTTGCAGGAGCAGCTGTTGCCGGCGGCGCTGGCGGCGGCGAACTGATGATGATCCAGTCCCGTCTCAGGACCATAAAGACCGACATCAAGGGTATCGGTTACCTGAACAAGTTCACAATGGGCTGGTACGCAGGAAAGATGGAAGGTGTAATGCTTGGCATTATAATTTCGATCGTACTGCTCGCACTGCTCTTCCCCGGCGGAATAGACATTACAGCATTGAGGTTTAAATAA
- the mtrB gene encoding tetrahydromethanopterin S-methyltransferase subunit MtrB translates to MAFVKILPEYGLSYNIETGKLQPEGGVVKYNFKPINEKIDKLDAYADDLMNSLTPTGNFLESFPGREKSLYYAGIWTNIFYGFIFGGFAAFLVVLLKMGGLI, encoded by the coding sequence ATGGCTTTCGTTAAAATATTACCGGAATACGGACTGTCCTACAACATAGAGACAGGTAAGCTACAGCCTGAAGGAGGCGTAGTGAAATATAACTTCAAGCCGATAAACGAAAAGATTGATAAGCTGGACGCATACGCGGACGACTTAATGAACTCCCTCACTCCGACCGGAAACTTCCTCGAATCCTTCCCGGGAAGAGAGAAATCATTATACTACGCAGGCATATGGACCAACATATTCTACGGATTCATATTCGGAGGATTTGCTGCGTTCCTTGTAGTGCTGCTGAAAATGGGAGGGTTGATCTAA